The following proteins are encoded in a genomic region of Channa argus isolate prfri chromosome 3, Channa argus male v1.0, whole genome shotgun sequence:
- the LOC137124556 gene encoding uncharacterized protein yields MSSISKQLSSISCTSRKVPSFSAGVRLVLVGKTGSGKSSTANTILGQKVFDTRVSSSSVTQYCRRACGEFRGRHLTLLETPGVLNTHQTAQETLKESRKCVSLLSPGPTAFLFIIRIGRFTHEDKEAVRQLKQAMGSHALNFSVVVFTHGDLLEDAASLKHCLIDQCPDLAELVAECGGRYCVFNNQMSKSKEQVSELLVLVDGMIQVNKGSYYTSTMLQKAEEDLIQELLEERRLLNEREELLQKKQEEAIKKWYEREIEMVQQKSRMEMEEGKRELEKQLEEKLARDREDTFRRVMEENDRKEKERKIQEMVKIMDIRQEEEEKREVLQEKLDKVTKMLEEQIQREAKTKQEMEEKMQRYRLESEKKERERELQQIEKAQAIRQREEMMKELDKLTQSLEEQCRKEEERKKLMEDMLRQEREKNQREREMHMENLRAEKKMTEAVTQELKLIKMRIEEHRVREENLKRKLEQYLQRDAEKCEKELCAPKKKPEKRYSQMYNGAIRKSAEIQSTVTTAAGYAQEMGLVGLNAALETVRTPCCIQ; encoded by the exons ATGTCATCCATTAGCAAGCAGCTATCTTCGATCAGCTGCACAA gCAGGAAGGTCCCTTCCTTCTCTGCTGGGGTTAGACTCGTTTTGGTTGGGAAGACAGGCAGTGGAAAAAGCTCTACTGCCAACACCATCTTAGGCCAAAAGGTCTTTGACACGAGGGTCAGCAGCTCCTCAGTCACGCAGTATTGTCGCAGGGCTTGTGGAGAATTTCGTGGGCGACACCTGACTCTCTTGGAAACTCCGGGGGTGCTGAACACTCATCAGACTGCACAGGAGACACTGAAGGAGTCGAGGAAATGTGTTAGCCTCCTGAGCCCTGGGCCCActgcttttctctttattattcgAATTGGGAGGTTCACTCACGAGGACAAGGAGGCAGTGAGGCAACTCAAACAAGCAATGGGCTCCCATGCTTTAAATTTCTCAGTGGTGGTTTTTACCCACGGAGACCTTCTGGAAGATGCAGCCTCTTTGAAGCACTGTCTGATAGACCAGTGCCCAGACTTGGCTGAGCTGGTGGCTGAATGTGGAGGAAGATACTGTGTTTTCAACAACCAGATGTCCAAGAGCAAGGAGCAGGTATCCGAGCTGCTCGTCTTAGTGGATGGCATGATACAAGTTAATAAAGGGAGCTACTACACAAGCACGATGCTGCAGAAGGCAGAGGAGGATCTGATTCAAGAGCTTCTGGAGGAGAGGAGGCTGTTAAATGAGAGGGAAGAGCTGCTACAAAAAAAGCAGGAGGAGGCAATAAAAAAGTGGTAtgaaagagagatagagatggttCAGCAAAAGAGCAGAATGGAGATGGAGGAGGGAAAACGAGAGCTGGAGAAACAGCTGGAGGAGAAACTGGCAAGAGATCGGGAGGACACCTTTAGACGAGTGATGGAGGAGAATGAcaggaaggagaaggagagaaagataCAAGAGATGGTGAAAATAATGGACATACgtcaagaggaggaggagaagagggaagTTCTTCAGGAAAAGCTCGACAAAGTTACTAAAATGCTGGAAGAGCAAATTCAGCGTGAGGCGAAAACAAAGCAAGAAATGGAGGAAAAGATGCAAAGGTATCGTCTGGAAAgtgaaaagaaggaaagagagagagaactccAGCAGATAGAGAAGGCGCAGGCCATCAGGCAAAGGGAGGAAATGATGAAGGAGCTGGATAAACTCACCCAGAGCTTGGAGGAGCAGtgcaggaaggaggaggagaggaaaaagctAATGGAGGACATGTTGAGacaagagagggagaagaatcagagagaaagagaaatgcaTATGGAAAATCtaagagcagagaaaaagatgacTGAGGCCGTAACACAAGAGCTGAAGCTCATCAAAATGAGGATTGAGGAACACAGAGTGAGAGAAGAAAACCTCAAGAGAAAGCTAGAGCAGTACCTTCAGAGGGATGCAGAAAAGTGTGAAAAGGAACTCTGCGCCCCAAAGAAGAAACCTGAAAAAAGGTATTCCCAGATGTACAACGGTGCGATCAGGAAGTCTGCAGAGATACAAAGCACAGTGACCACAGCGGCAGGATATGCACAAGAGATGGGATTGGTGGGGCTGAATGCAGCTTTAGAAACTGTTAGAACTCCTTGTTGTATACAGTAA
- the chrna9a gene encoding neuronal acetylcholine receptor subunit alpha-9-I, translating into MKMRKAALMVWISILVQVSHGAQGQYARKLLNDLMEDYSKSLRPVEDTDKALNVSLQVTLSQIKDMDERNQVLTTYLWIRQVWYDAYLKWDKEDYDDLEMINIPSDLVWKPDIVLYNKADEESSGASSTNVKLRYNGEIVWDSPAITKSTCVVDVSYFPFDWQRCNLTFGSWTYNGNQVDISLGMDSGDLSDFVENVEWECHGMPAVRNVMMYGCCSDPYTEITYTLLLKRRSSFYIFNLLLPCFLISFLAPLGFYLPADSGEKVSLGVTVLLALTVFQLLVAESMPPAESMPYIGKYYIATMTMITASTSLTIFIMNVHFCGAEAKPVPRWAKVLIIDYMSKIFFVYEVGENCTTSDSERTPLYPEEPISTLPDKCCYHDSFFHNSVYHPDSDPYKYSNGHSVHHKKKHHRDRANGRSNYYNNHNNHTSRLERGEARQELQRHYHHIRQEKLDYQASSHPKNLQHLNGGVKEQLLDPSEKYQVPVCPCCCSCLQHKQVVKNIQYIANCFRDQRATCVKVAEWKKVAKVMDRFFMWIFFIMVFLMSILIIAKAS; encoded by the exons ATGAAGATGAGGAAGGCAGCTCTCATGGTATGGATCAGCATTTTGGTGCAAG TGTCCCATGGTGCCCAGGGTCAATATGCCCGCAAACTTCTGAATGACCTGATGGAGGACTACTCTAAATCTCTGAGGCCCGTAGAGGACACGGACAAAGCTCTCAATGTCTCCCTGCAGGTCACGCTGTCACAGATTAAAGATATG gatGAGAGGAACCAGGTGCTAACCACGTACCTGTGGATCAGGCAGGTTTGGTATGATGCTTATCTGAAATGGGACAAGGAAGACTACGATGACCTAGAGATGATCAACATCCCCAGTGACCTGGTTTGGAAGCCAGACATTGTCCTCTACAACAA AGCAGATGAGGAGTCATCTGGTGCTTCCAGTACTAACGTGAAGCTGCGTTATAATGGAGAGATTGTCTGGGACTCTCCAGCTATCACAAAGAGCACATGTGTGGTGGATGTCTCCTACTTCCCATTCGACTGGCAACGCTGCAACCTTACCTTCGGCTCCTGGACCTACAATGGCAACCAA GTGGACATTAGCTTGGGCATGGACAGTGGTGACCTTTCGGACTTTGTGGAGAATGTAGAGTGGGAGTGTCACGGCATGCCTGCAGTGAGAAACGTCATGATGTATGGCTGCTGCTCCGACCCGTACACCGAAATCACCTACACCCTGCTCCTGAAGCGCCGCTCctctttctacatttttaacttACTCCTGCCCTGCTTCCTCATTTCGTTCCTTGCCCCGCTGGGTTTCTACTTGCCGGCCGACTCTGGGGAGAAGGTTTCCCTTGGGGTCACAGTGCTGCTGGCGCTCACTGTGTTCCAGCTGTTGGTGGCTGAGAGCATGCCTCCCGCAGAAAGCATGCCCTATATAG GGAAGTACTACATCGCCACCATGACAATGATCACGGCTTCCACCTCCCTCACTATCTTCATTATGAACGTTCATTTCTGTGGTGCTGAGGCCAAACCAGTCCCTCGCTGGGCTAAGGTGCTCATCATCGACTACATGTCCAAAATTTTCTTTGTCTATGAGGTGGGggagaactgcactacctcagaCAGTGAGAGGACTCCTCTGTATCCTGAAGAACCCATCTCCACCCTGCCTGATAAGTGCTGCTACCATGACAGTTTTTTTCATAACAGCGTCTACCATCCTGACAGTGACCCTTACAAGTACAGCAACGGTCACAGtgtgcatcataaaaaaaagcatcacagAGACCGGGCCAATGGCAGGAGTAATTATTATAACAACCATAACAACCACACTTCGAGACTGGAGAGGGGTGAGGCAAGGCAAGAGCTCCAGCGGCACTACCACCACATCAGGCAGGAAAAGCTGGACTACCAGGCCTCTTCTCATCCAAAAAACCTCCAGCACCTGAATGGGGGGGTGAAGGAGCAGCTCCTGGATCCCTCAGAAAAATATCAAGTCCCAGTCTGCCCGTGCTgctgttcctgtctgcagcacaAACAG GTGGTGAAAAACATCCAATACATCGCCAACTGTTTCCGCGACCAGAGAGCTACGTGTGTCAAGGTAGCAGAGTGGAAGAAGGTTGCCAAGGTGATGGATAGGTTTTTCATGTGGATTTTCTTCATCATGGTCTTCCTGATGAGCATCCTTATCATTGCCAAGGCATCCTGA
- the rhoh gene encoding rho-related GTP-binding protein RhoH produces the protein MNGLAEMSVKCVLVGDSAVGKTALLVRFTSETFPDCYKPTVFDNTGVEVYMDGVQISLGLWDTAGHDNFRQIRPRSYQQADIVLICYSVANPNSLASIQHKWIAEVRENLPRVPVLVVATQTDLREVGAYRGTCISPAEGRRVAHEIHAKGYLECSSLGNRGVQQVFEYAVRTAVNQTRKQSRRRLFSINQCKVF, from the coding sequence ATGAACGGCCTGGCAGAGATGTCGGTTAAGTGCGTCCTGGTTGGGGACAGTGCAGTTGGCAAGACGGCCCTGTTGGTGCGCTTCACCTCAGAGACTTTCCCAGACTGCTATAAGCCCACAGTGTTTGACAACACAGGGGTGGAGGTGTACATGGACGGTGTTCAGATTAGCCTGGGGTTGTGGGACACAGCAGGTCATGACAACTTCAGACAAATCCGGCCTAGATCGTACCAGCAGGCCGACATCGTCCTCATCTGCTACTCTGTTGCCAACCCTAACTCGCTGGCTAGCATCCAGCACAAGTGGATTGCTGAAGTTCGAGAAAACTTGCCCAGGGTGCCAGTGTTGGTGGTGGCCACTCAGACGGACCTGCGGGAAGTGGGTGCGTATCGGGGCACCTGCATCTCACCAGCAGAAGGGCGACGCGTTGCTCATGAAATCCACGCTAAAGGTTACCTGGAGTGCTCCTCTTTGGGCAACCGTGGTGTGCAGCAAGTGTTTGAGTACGCCGTGCGGACAGCCGTCAACCAGACCAGGAAACAATCCAGGAGACGCTTGTTCAGCATAAACCAGTGCAAGGTCTTCTGA